The following are encoded in a window of Roseimaritima ulvae genomic DNA:
- the brxL gene encoding BREX system Lon protease-like protein BrxL — MSPLDKKINEHFGGLVVRKDLVKAVKGNAIVPSYVLEYLLGQYCATSDEDSIQTGIETVKEILAKHYVNRSEAGLVRSQIREKKLRKIIDRISVELNDKEDVYQATFANLGINKVAVPASTVKKHQKLLVGGVWCIADIEYQHDEDEKTVPWILESLKPIQLSSFDFDGYLASRKQFTTEEWIDTLIQSIGFNPDSFGKRSKLLQLVRLIPFCERNYNLIELGPKGTGKSHVYSEFSPHGMLISGGEVTVPKLFVNNATGSLGLVGYWDCVAFDEFAGKAKRVDKALVDIMKNYMANKTFSRGIETLGAEASMAFVGNTQHTVAHMLRHSDLFDELPTKYHDSAFLDRIHFFIPGWEVDIIRGDMFTSDFGFVVDYLAEILKQQRSFDYSHLYATKLQLSEQISTRDRDAINKTFSGLIKIIFPNQDATNEELEELLVFAIEGRKRVKDQLMRIDQTYADVRFAYTNPQGEEVVVQTLEENQYPAIYYKSGESDSEPAEPSTPAQLAEPVKKAEASGPEEGHVTVKENQRGIEFDTLFGAYVAGATKIVLTDPYIRIFHQARNLMEFIETVARVKPDDERVEIELITSEEEFSSEKQLEFFEKIQKSCLPIGILFSWTFESTIHARHIVTDTGWKILLDRGLDVFQKYDANDSFAISNRLQKHRSCKAFEVTYLRQ; from the coding sequence ATGAGTCCACTTGATAAAAAGATTAACGAACATTTCGGTGGACTCGTGGTCCGCAAAGACCTGGTCAAAGCGGTCAAAGGGAATGCGATCGTACCGTCTTACGTGTTGGAGTACTTGCTTGGTCAATACTGCGCGACCTCCGACGAAGATTCGATTCAGACTGGAATCGAGACGGTCAAGGAAATCCTGGCAAAGCACTACGTTAATCGCAGTGAAGCTGGCTTGGTCCGATCTCAGATCCGCGAGAAGAAGCTGCGGAAAATCATTGATCGCATCAGCGTTGAGTTGAATGACAAAGAAGACGTTTATCAAGCGACGTTCGCGAACCTGGGCATTAACAAGGTTGCCGTGCCGGCCAGCACGGTGAAGAAACATCAGAAGCTGCTGGTCGGCGGTGTTTGGTGCATCGCCGACATTGAGTATCAACATGACGAAGACGAAAAGACGGTGCCATGGATTCTGGAATCACTGAAACCCATCCAGCTATCCAGTTTTGATTTCGATGGCTATCTGGCCTCACGAAAGCAATTCACGACGGAAGAATGGATTGACACACTTATTCAGAGCATCGGATTCAATCCAGACTCATTCGGCAAACGCAGCAAACTGCTGCAACTCGTTCGACTGATCCCGTTCTGTGAACGTAATTACAACTTGATCGAATTGGGGCCGAAAGGAACCGGCAAGTCGCATGTCTACAGCGAATTTTCACCACACGGAATGTTGATCTCCGGCGGCGAAGTTACCGTTCCAAAGCTATTTGTGAATAACGCTACCGGCAGTCTGGGGCTTGTTGGCTATTGGGACTGCGTGGCATTCGATGAATTCGCCGGGAAAGCCAAACGCGTCGACAAGGCTTTGGTCGACATCATGAAGAACTACATGGCCAACAAGACGTTTTCCCGAGGGATCGAGACACTGGGCGCGGAAGCATCGATGGCGTTCGTGGGCAATACGCAGCACACCGTTGCCCACATGCTACGGCACAGCGACTTGTTCGATGAATTACCGACGAAGTACCACGACTCGGCGTTTCTCGACCGAATCCACTTTTTCATCCCCGGCTGGGAAGTTGACATCATCCGCGGCGACATGTTTACTTCGGACTTCGGTTTCGTCGTGGACTATCTGGCCGAAATTTTGAAGCAACAACGCAGCTTTGACTACTCGCATCTCTACGCTACGAAGCTGCAACTTTCTGAGCAGATCTCGACTCGCGACCGTGACGCGATCAACAAGACGTTTTCCGGTCTAATCAAAATCATCTTCCCAAACCAAGACGCGACGAATGAAGAACTTGAAGAACTGCTGGTGTTTGCGATCGAGGGGCGAAAACGTGTCAAGGACCAGTTGATGCGGATTGACCAAACGTACGCCGACGTGCGTTTCGCGTACACCAACCCGCAAGGCGAGGAGGTGGTGGTTCAGACACTGGAAGAGAACCAGTATCCGGCAATCTATTACAAGAGTGGTGAATCGGATTCAGAGCCAGCTGAGCCATCGACTCCGGCACAACTAGCCGAGCCAGTTAAAAAGGCCGAGGCGTCTGGTCCGGAGGAAGGTCACGTCACTGTCAAAGAGAATCAGCGTGGCATCGAATTTGACACACTGTTTGGAGCGTACGTTGCCGGCGCGACCAAGATCGTGCTAACGGACCCCTACATCCGTATCTTCCACCAAGCCCGTAACCTGATGGAATTCATCGAAACAGTGGCCCGAGTCAAACCGGACGATGAGCGAGTTGAGATCGAACTAATTACCTCTGAGGAGGAATTCAGCAGCGAGAAACAGCTTGAATTCTTCGAGAAGATTCAGAAGAGCTGTCTGCCCATCGGGATTTTGTTCTCCTGGACTTTCGAGTCCACGATCCACGCTCGTCACATCGTTACCGACACCGGCTGGAAGATCCTTCTCGACCGCGGCCTCGATGTTTTCCAAAAGTACGACGCCAACGACTCATTCGCAATCTCCAACCGCCTGCAAAAACACCGATCCTGCAAAGCCTTTGAGGTGACTTACCTACGCCAGTAA
- a CDS encoding four helix bundle protein: MIEAMIQQASVGNPKSRMTAEVLGKQLLRSSTSVGANYRAVCRAKSPADMINKLRIVEEEADESGYWLELIGESELVKPERLTELISEFDEIVAMVVASQKTLRANNPKSKI; this comes from the coding sequence ATGATTGAAGCTATGATCCAACAGGCCAGTGTTGGGAATCCTAAATCGCGAATGACAGCGGAAGTTCTAGGCAAGCAGTTACTGAGGTCGTCGACAAGTGTGGGTGCGAACTACCGAGCAGTTTGTCGTGCAAAGTCGCCAGCCGACATGATCAACAAGTTGCGTATTGTGGAAGAAGAAGCCGACGAGTCGGGATATTGGCTTGAACTCATTGGCGAGTCTGAGTTGGTCAAACCTGAACGACTGACAGAGCTGATCAGTGAATTCGACGAAATAGTCGCGATGGTTGTCGCGTCCCAAAAAACACTCCGTGCAAACAATCCAAAATCGAAAATATGA